One part of the Gossypium raimondii isolate GPD5lz chromosome 1, ASM2569854v1, whole genome shotgun sequence genome encodes these proteins:
- the LOC105787116 gene encoding aquaporin PIP2-2 — translation MAKDVEVGGEFQAKDYHDPPPAPFVDAQELTQWSFYRAIIAEFIATLLFLYITVLTVIGYKSQVDPDKGGQDCDGVGILGIAWAFGGMIFILVYCTAGISGGHINPAVTFGLFLARKVSLVRAILYMAAQCLGAICGCGLVKAFQKSYYNKYGGGANSLADGYSTGTGLAAEIIGTFVLVYTVFSATDPKRNARDSHVPVLAPLPIGFAVFMVHLATIPITGTGINPARSFGAVVMFNQDKPWDDHWIFWVGPFIGAAIAAIYHQYILRAGAAKALGSFRSSSAM, via the exons ATGGCTAAGGATGTTGAGGTTGGTGGTGAGTTCCAAGCCAAGGACTACCATGATCCTCCACCAGCTCCATTTGTAGATGCCCAAGAGTTAACTCAGTGGTCTTTTTATAGGGCTATAATAGCTGAGTTCATTGCCACCCTTTTGTTTTTATACATCACTGTGTTAACAGTGATTGGATACAAGAGCCAAGTTGATCCAGATAAGGGTGGTCAAGATTGTGATGGTGTTGGCATTCTTGGTATTGCTTGGGCCTTTGGTGGCATGATTTTCATCCTTGTTTACTGCACTGCTGGTATCTCAG GGGGACATATCAACCCAGCAGTGACCTTTGGGCTTTTCTTGGCTCGTAAGGTATCATTGGTTCGAGCCATACTTTATATGGCTGCTCAATGTTTAGGAGCCATTTGTGGGTGTGGATTAGTGAAGGCATTCCAAAAGAGTTATTACAACAAGTATGGTGGAGGAGCTAATAGCTTGGCTGATGGATACAGCACTGGCACTGGTTTGGCTGCTGAAATTATTGGCACATTTGTGCTTGTTTACACTGTATTCTCTGCAACTGATCCCAAAAGAAACGCAAGAGATTCTCATGTTCCT GTGTTGGCACCACTTCCCATTGGGTTTGCTGTGTTTATGGTTCATTTGGCAACTATTCCGATCACCGGAACCGGAATCAACCCTGCTCGTAGTTTCGGAGCTGTTGTTATGTTCAACCAGGACAAGCCATGGGATGATCAT TGGATATTCTGGGTTGGACCATTCATTGGAGCTGCCATTGCTGCAATTTATCACCAGTATATCCTCAGAGCAGGAGCTGCTAAAGCTCTTGGATCCTTCAGAAGCAGCTCAGCCATGTAA